A section of the Alkalicoccobacillus plakortidis genome encodes:
- the purQ gene encoding phosphoribosylformylglycinamidine synthase subunit PurQ — MKFAVIVFPGSNCDADMYHAIRDQLGEEVDYVWHNDTSLEGYDGILLPGGFSHGDYLRSGAIARFAPIMNAVIEAAKAGVPVLGVCNGFQVLLEAGLLPGAMKRNEGLKFICRPVQLTVANAETMFTTGYVEGSEITVPVAHGEGNYECDDETYQKLEANNQIVFRYSSNVNGSRNQIAGIVNEAGNVLGMMPHPERAVEELLGSADGLALFQSILKNWRNSHVTTR; from the coding sequence ATGAAGTTTGCGGTCATCGTATTTCCAGGATCCAACTGTGACGCGGATATGTACCATGCCATCCGCGACCAGCTTGGCGAAGAGGTAGACTACGTGTGGCACAATGACACGTCTCTTGAAGGGTATGACGGCATATTGCTTCCAGGAGGATTCTCTCACGGAGATTATCTTCGTTCAGGTGCAATCGCTCGTTTTGCACCAATTATGAATGCAGTAATTGAAGCAGCTAAAGCTGGTGTACCAGTCCTTGGAGTTTGTAATGGATTCCAGGTGCTACTTGAAGCAGGCTTGCTACCAGGGGCTATGAAGCGTAATGAAGGCTTAAAATTCATTTGCCGTCCAGTTCAGTTAACCGTTGCAAATGCAGAAACGATGTTTACAACTGGATATGTTGAAGGGTCAGAAATCACAGTTCCCGTGGCTCATGGCGAAGGGAACTATGAATGTGATGATGAGACGTATCAAAAGCTTGAAGCGAACAATCAAATCGTGTTCCGTTATAGCTCGAACGTAAATGGCTCGCGTAATCAAATTGCCGGTATCGTTAATGAAGCTGGTAATGTACTTGGTATGATGCCTCACCCAGAGCGTGCGGTAGAAGAGCTTCTTGGCAGCGCAGACGGACTAGCATTATTTCAATCCATTCTAAAAAACTGGAGGAACTCTCATGTCACTACTCGTTGA
- the purS gene encoding phosphoribosylformylglycinamidine synthase subunit PurS has protein sequence MYKVKVYVTLRESVLDPQGVAVQNALHTMEYKEVQDVRIGKYMELTLADTSNVDARVKEMCEKLLANTVIEDYSYEIEEVVSS, from the coding sequence ATGTATAAAGTTAAAGTCTACGTAACGCTAAGAGAAAGTGTTCTTGATCCACAGGGAGTGGCTGTTCAAAATGCTCTTCATACAATGGAATATAAGGAAGTACAGGATGTTCGCATCGGAAAATACATGGAGCTAACATTAGCTGATACAAGCAATGTCGATGCTCGAGTGAAAGAAATGTGCGAAAAACTTCTTGCTAATACGGTCATTGAAGATTATAGCTATGAGATCGAGGAGGTTGTCTCTTCATGA
- the purC gene encoding phosphoribosylaminoimidazolesuccinocarboxamide synthase, whose amino-acid sequence MEKQELLYEGKAKRIYQTSEQNVLWVTYKDDATAFNGEKKDTLEGKARLNNEISTLIFNHLNEKGLESHFIRRLSDTEQLVRKVEIVPLEVVVRNVVAGSMAKRLGIAEGTPLVEPIVEFYYKDDALGDPLITEDHVYLLEAATSEEVESLKIQAKKVNQLLVELFAGIGVRLVDFKLEFGRTHDGELLLADEISPDTCRLWDIETNQKFDKDLFRRNLGSLQDGYQEILTRLGGQ is encoded by the coding sequence ATGGAGAAGCAGGAGCTACTTTACGAAGGTAAAGCTAAACGAATCTATCAAACCTCTGAACAGAATGTATTGTGGGTGACTTATAAGGATGACGCCACAGCATTTAATGGAGAGAAAAAAGATACACTCGAAGGCAAAGCAAGGCTTAACAATGAGATTTCAACGTTAATCTTTAATCATTTGAATGAAAAAGGGCTTGAGAGTCACTTCATTCGGAGATTATCTGACACAGAACAGCTCGTTCGTAAGGTTGAGATTGTACCACTTGAAGTAGTCGTTCGTAATGTTGTGGCTGGTAGTATGGCTAAGAGATTAGGTATTGCCGAGGGTACACCATTGGTTGAACCAATCGTTGAATTTTATTACAAAGACGATGCATTAGGAGATCCGCTCATAACGGAAGATCATGTATATCTTCTGGAAGCCGCAACATCTGAAGAAGTCGAATCTCTTAAGATTCAAGCCAAAAAGGTTAATCAATTATTAGTTGAGTTGTTTGCAGGTATTGGTGTGAGATTAGTTGATTTCAAACTAGAATTTGGTCGGACACATGATGGAGAACTACTTCTAGCTGACGAAATCTCACCAGATACATGTCGACTTTGGGATATAGAGACAAACCAGAAGTTTGATAAGGATCTATTTCGCCGTAATCTAGGAAGTTTGCAGGATGGATATCAGGAAATACTAACACGCTTGGGAGGCCAATAA